The following proteins are co-located in the Eriocheir sinensis breed Jianghai 21 unplaced genomic scaffold, ASM2467909v1 Scaffold1308, whole genome shotgun sequence genome:
- the LOC126989810 gene encoding zinc finger MYM-type protein 6-like — protein MALLKYFKKPGVTDELRPEELDKRQTTSDENGQEDHPTGSVLPTPKNGGETSFKQKRHHPSSTSIQLKSKRRKWNNDYVKYGFYLPNEEEQNPYPATQCLFCSAKYKNSNLVPSKLLSHLKMQHSEHKNKSKEFFEATRAELKKQQRSFDSIMVHQEKEEKSLLMTSMEIAHILMKNKKPFTLAETVILPCLEIAAQHLHGGKKPRDKVRSIPLSDSSMKRRSVAVAEDLKDQLLTRLRAAPWFGLQFDETTDIVNVAQLLAYCRFPDSQSKKIVEHFLFCLPLGVQTTAEEIFTKINEFMVKNNLSWKKCACVTTDGAAAMVGSKKGVVKKIKDVAPSCCSIHCIIHREALAAKNLLSNVGKSDFDEIISDVVKIVNNIRAKAKKSRMFEQLCKEMDAEFSKLLLHAEVRWLSCGKVLNRFLTLREEVCVFLTEEDERAVKLQDNYWI, from the coding sequence ATGGCTTTGCTCAAGTACTTCAAGAAACCCGGTGTTACTGATGAACTACGACCTGAGGAACTGGATAAAAGGCAAACAACAAGTGATGAAAATGGACAGGAAGATCACCCAACTGGATCAGTTTTACCAACACCGAAGAATGGCGGTGAAACGAGCTTCAAGCAAAAAAGGCATCATCCATCAAGTACGTCCATTCAATTGAAATCAAAGCGAAGGAAGTGGAATAATGACTATGTGAAGTATGGATTTTATTTGCCAAATGAAGAGGAGCAGAATCCTTATCCAGCTACTCAGTGTCTCTTCTGTTCTGCGAAGTATAAAAATTCAAATCTTGTACCTTCCAAGCTACTGTCCCATCTCAAAATGCAACACAGTGAGCATAAAAATAAGTCAAAGGAGTTCTTTGAAGCAACTCGAGCTGAACTCAAAAAGCAACAACGCTCCTTCGATAGCATTATGGtccatcaagaaaaggaagagaagtccCTTCTAATGACATCAATGGAAATAGCACATATACTTATGAAAAATAAGAAACCTTTCACTTTAGCTGAGACAGTCATTCTTCCATGCTTAGAAATAGCTGCCCAGCATCTTCATGGAGGCAAGAAACCACGTGATAAGGTTCGGAGTATTCCACTTTCAGACTCCTCAATGAAACGTCGATCTGTGGCAGTCGCTGAAGATTTGAAGGATCAGCTACTTACAAGGCTCAGGGCAGCACCCTGGTTTGGTTTGCAGTTCGATGAAACCACTGACATTGTAAATGTTGCTCAACTTTTAGCTTACTGCCGCTTTCCTGACAGTCAGTCCAAGAAAATTGTAGAACATTTCCTATTTTGTTTACCACTAGGTGTACAGACAACAGCAGAGGAAATATTCACCAAGATAAATGAGTTTATGGTCAAGAATAATCTGAGCTGGAAAAAATGTGCTTGTGTTACCACAGATGGGGCTGCAGCAATGGTTGGAAGTAAGAAAGGTGTTGTTAAGAAAATTAAGGATGTTGCTCCCAGCTGCTGTTCTATTCACTGTATAATACATCGGGAGGCATTGGCTGCCAAGAATTTACTGTCAAATGTGGGGAAAAGTGATTTTGACGAAATCATCAGTGATGTGGTAAAGATAGTGAATAATATCCGTGCAAAAGCAAAAAAGAGTCGCATGTTTGAACAGCTTTGCAAGGAAATGGATGCAGAATTTTCTAAGCTCCTACTTCATGCAGAAGTTCGTTGGTTGTCTTGTGGCAAAGTGTTGAACAGATTTCTAACACTAAGAGAAGAAGTGTGTGTATTTCTGACAGAAGAAGACGAAAGGGCTGTCAAGCTCCAGGACAACTACTGgatt